The Edwardsiella tarda ATCC 15947 = NBRC 105688 region CGGTTTACCGGGAATATCCAGGGTGACTATGCGGTTACCTTTCCCCACCGCCGCCAGCATCAGCTCGCCCTCTCGTTCCAGGATGCGGCGAATGTCGGCGTTTTTACCGCGTTTACCGGCTGGCACCTCGGTCAGCTCAAACGGCATATCCTTGGGAAAGCGTTTGATATAGTCGAGAAAGCCGGTTTGTACCCAGTCGGGCATCTTGGTGCCGACCGCCACCAGTTGCAGTTTCACCGCATCAACCCCACAGCTTTTCCAGCTCGTACAGGCGGCGGCTCTCTTCCTGCATCACGTGTACGATGACATCGCCGAGATCGACCACCACCCATTCGGCGCCGTTTTGCCCTTCGACGCCCAACGGCATCAGCCCGGCGGCACGGGACGCCTGGACCACATGGTCGGCGATGGACATCACGTGGCGGTTAGAGGTGCCGGTGCAGATGATCATGCAGTCGGTGATACTGGATTTGCCACACACATCGATGGCGACGATCTCTTGCCCCTTCAGATCATCAATCTTATCAATAACGAAATCTTGGAGTGCTTTACCTTGCAAAGGTTCCCCCTCATCAAAAGGTGATAAATGTATCCGGCATGAGCCGGGATGACGCGGGGTCTCCCGGCGTGAGGCACGCGTGAATGGCGTGCCTGTCATGCGTAGCTGCGGAGAATAGCAGCCTGCAAATCCCTGTCAATCACCGAACGGGCGAAAGCGACCGACCGATGAGGCATGCTTAGCGATAGAGGCCCTGTAGCTCGATGTAACGTTGTACCGACCGCGGCAGGAGATCGTCACAGCTGATGCCCAGGTGGCGACGCTGACGAATATCGGTGGCGGAGACGGAGTAGAGCGGTGTGTCGGCCAGGTAGATAAAGCCGTGAGGGTGTTGGTGCAGACGGTCACTATCTTGGGTGCGGTGTCGCTCCAGCCAGGCTTGCAGCTCCGGCGTCGCCAGACGATCGGGATAGCCGGGGCGGGCACAGACTAGCAGGTGACAACAGCGCAGGATATCCTGCCAGCGCTGCCACTGGTGCAGGCTGAGCAGCGAGTCTTGCCCGATGATGAAAGCCAGCGGTTGGTTGACACCCAGTTCGGCGCGCAATCCCTCTAGGGTATCGATGGTATAGGAGGGGCTGTCGCGGCGGAGCTCGCGGTCATCGACGGAGAATAGCGGATCGTCTTCGATCGCCAGCTGCGCCATCGCCAGGCGTTGGGCGGCGCTGGCTTCCGGTTGGGGACGGTGCGGCGGCACATGGTTGGGCAGCAGGGTGATGTGGCTGAGGCCGACTTCCTGGGCCAGGGCCGTTACCGGTTTGAGGTGACCATAGTGAATGGGATCGAAAGTGCCTCCAAACAGCGCCAGCAGGGCTGGCGCCGCCGGGCAGGATTTACTCGGCATGCAGCATACTCTCCGGCAGCGTCTTGCCGCACAGTAGTAGGGTCAAGGATTCCAGCTGTGGCCAGACAGACTGGCCGAAATCCTGTTTGATGATCTGTTCGCATTGGCTAAGCAGCGCCACCGCCTGATACAACTGGGGTAACGCCAGGTTTTGTAACGCCTGGGTCAACAGCGGGCGGCGGTTTTGCCACACCTTATGCCGGTCGAACAGCGTGCGCAGCGGCGTCTGTTGGCTCGCTCGCTTCAACTGTAACAGCAGCAGCACTTCGCGCTGGACGGTGCGCAGCAGCACCACCGGCTCGCAGCCCTCCTGGCGTAACTGGCTCAGAATATGCCAGGCGCGTTTGGCGCGCGCCGCTAAGCAGGCATCCACCCAGTGGAAGGGGGAGAAGTGCGCGGCGTCGTTGACCGCCTGTTCGACGCGCGGCAGGGTGAGCCGCCCATCGGGGTAGAGCAGGGCGAGGCGGCCGAGGGCCTGCGCTAACGCCAACAGGTTGCCCTCGTAGCAGTAGCACAGCAGTTGCAGTGCCGCCTCGTCGAGCTGGAGTTGCATCTGGCGGGCGCGGTTGGCGACCCAGCGCGGCAGTTGCGCCTGCTCCGGTGTCTGGCAACTGATCAGGGTAGCCTGTGCGCTCAGTTGTTTGTACCAGGCGGCGTTTTCCTGGGCGCGTGTCGGACGGGGACCGCGCAGTAGCAGTAGCAGATCGGGGTGTAACAGCCCGGCCAGTTGAGTCAGCCGCTCGCCCATCGCCGCATTGACACCATTATCCGGCAGGGTCAGGGTGAGGATCTGGCGGCTGGCGAACAGGCTCAGCGATTGGGATTGGCTGAAGAGCGCCTCCCAGTCGGTGTGCGGATCGAGGGTGACGCTATAGTGCTCGTCGAATCCCAGCGTGCGCGCCCGTTGTTGGATCAGATCCAGGCTCTCCTGGATCAGTAGGGGTTCGTTGCCCAGAATGAAGTAGCAGGCGCGCAGTTCATCCTGCAACTGCGCGCCGAGCTGTTCGGGGTAGATCCGGTTCATTGCGCCGTCTGTCCGGCCGTAGAGGCCGGCGCGGCGATGACGCCGGTGTTGACCCGATCAAAGTCGTCGCTGCCTTGGACCTTTGGGGCGCTGGCATCGACGCGCATCCGCTGATCATTGCTCTGCAATTCGGCTGCCTGGACGCTCATCAGCTTACGAACCAGTTGCCGCGCCGCCTGTTGGTACATCTCCTGGACCAGCATTGCCTGTTCGGCATCCTTGGCCAAGGCGGCCAGCGGGTTGTCGAAGAAGCTGCGATAGACGCGTACCGTGATCGGATAGATGTCGTGGCCGCGCACCAGCACCTGGGCGTTGGCGGTCATCACCATCTGGTATTCCGCCGTCACCCCATCCTTAAAGATGGAGACGGTGTCCTGACTCCGGCTGACGCCTAACAGACGCAGTGAGGGCAGCACGTTGGCCTGGTCACCCTCCGTCTTGGCGCGCGTTTGCGTCGGCTGGCTCGCGGCATCGACGATGATGACGTCGTTCAGGCGTAGCTGTTCGCGCACCGCGCGAGTAAAGGGACCATACGGGTCGCTACTGTCTAAGATGAGCTTATGGAACTCGGAGGGAACCTGCGCGTCGCCGCGCAGGTGGAATCCGCATCCGGCGGTGAGTAACACCGCCAATCCTAGCAACAGCGTAGTGATACGATGTCGCACACGTCCTCCTCGGCTTAGCCGACAACCAGGTTAAGCAGTTTGCCCGCTACAAAGATCACCTTACGCACGGTGACGCCGTCGAGGTACTTGGCGACCAGCGGCTCTTGAGCCGCCAGGGCGCGTACCTGCTCCTCGCTGGCGTCGGCGGCAACGGTGATCTTGGCGCGAACCTTACCGTTGACCTGGACCACGATCAGCTTGTTCTCTTCGACCATCGCCGCTTCATCGGCGACCGGCCACGGTGCGACGTCGATATCGCCGGCGCCACCCAGGGCATGCCACAGAGTGAAGCAGACGTGCGGGGTGAACGGATACAGCATGCGTACCACTGCCAGCAGGGCCTCCTGCATCAGGGCGCGATCCTGTTCGCTCTCCTGCGGGGCGCGCGTCAACTTGTTCATCAGCTCCATCACGGCGGCGATGGCGGTGTTGAAGGTCTGACGGCGACCGATGTCGTCGCTCACCTTGGCGATGGTCTTGTGCAGATCGCGGCGCAAGGCTTTCTGATCGTCGTTCAGCGCACTCAGGTCGAGCGCGGCGGTTGGGCCCTTCTGTACGTGGTCATAGGCCAGTTTCCAGACACGCTTCAGGAAGCGGTTGGCCCCCTCGACGCCAGACTCCTGCCACTCCAGGGTCATCTCCGCCGGCGAGGCGAACATCATGAACAGACGCACGGTATCGGCGCCGTAGCGCTCGACCATCACCTGCGGGTCGATGCCGTTGTTCTTCGACTTGGACATCTTGCTCATGCCGGCGTAGATCAGCTCGCGCCCATCGCGGTCGGTGGCCTTGGTGATACGCCCCTTATCATCGCGTTCGACAGTGACATCGACCGGAGAGACCCAGTTGCGCTCGCCGTTGACGCCGGTGTAGTAGAAGGCGTCGGCCAGTACCATCCCCTGACACAGTAGGCGCTTGGCCGGCTCGTCGGAATCCACCAGGCCGGCATCACGCATCAGCTTGTGGAAGAAGCGGAAGTACATCAGGTGCATGATGGCGTGTTCGATACCGCCGACATATTGATCGACCGGCAGCCAGTAGTTGGCGGCCTCCGGATCGAGCATGCCTTGGTCGAACTGCGGGCAGGTGTAACGGGCGTAGTACCAGGAGGACTCCATAAAGGTGTCGAAGGTATCGGTTTCACGCAGCGCCGGTTGGCCATTGACGGTGGTCTTGGCCCATTCGGCATCGGCCTTGATCGGGCTGGTGATGCCATCCATCACCACGTCTTCCGGCAGGATCACCGGTAATTGATCTTCCGGGGTCGGGATCACGCTGCCATCTTCCAGGGTGATCATCGGGATCGGCGCACCCCAGTAGCGTTGACGGGAGACACCCCAGTCACGCAGGCGGTAGTTGACCTTACGCTCGCCGACGCCGAGGGCGGCTAAGCGGGCGGCTACCGCGTCGAAGGCGGCCGCGAAGTCCAGCCCGTCAAACTCGCCGGAGTTGAACAGCACGCCCTTTTCGGTCATCGCCGCGGCGGCGATATCCGGGACCTGGCCATCGGCGGTCAGGATCACCGCCTTCATCGGCAGGTCATACTTGCTGGCGAACTCCCAGTCACGCTGGTCATGGGCCGGGACGGACATCACCGCGCCGGTGCCGTAGTCCATCAGCACGAAGTTGGCGACCCAGATGGGGAGGCGCTCACCGCTCAGCGGGTGCACGGCGTACAGGCCGGTGGCCATGCCCTTCTTCTCCATGGTCGCCATGTCGGCTTCGGCGACCTTGGTGTTCTTGCATTCGTCGATAAACTGCGCCAACGCCGGGTTGTTGGCCGCGGCCGCTTGGGCCAACGGGTGCGCGGCGGCGATCGCCAGATAGCTGACCCCCATGAAGGTGTCCGGGCGCGTGGTATAGACGGCGAAGGTCTCGTCGCGATCGGCGACGCGGAAGGTGATCTCGACCCCTTCGGAACGGCCGATCCAGTTACGCTGCATGGTCTTGACCTGTTCCGGCCAATCCTCCAGCTTATCCAGATCGTTGAGCAGCTGATCGGCATAGTCGGTGATCTTGATGAACCACTGCGGGATCTCCTTGCGCTCCACTTTGGAGTCGCAGCGCCAGCAGCAGCCGTCGATCACCTGCTCGTTCGCCAGCACGGTCTGGTCGTTAGGGCACCAGTTGACCGCCGAGGTCTTCTTGTAGACCAGGCCTTTTTCATACAGCTTGGTGAAGAACCACTGCTCCCAGCGATAGTAGTCCGGCTTGCAGGTGGCGATTTCGCGGCTCCAGTCATAACCGAATCCCAGCAGCTTCAGCTGGTTCTTCATGTAATCGATGTTGGCATAGGTCCAGGGGGCCGGTGCGGTGTTGTTCTTGACCGCGGCGCCTTCCGCCGGCAGACCGAAGGCGTCCCAGCCGATGGGCTGCAGCACATTCTTGCCCAGCATGCGTTGATAGCGGGAGATCACATCACCGATGGTGTAGTTACGGACGTGGCCCATATGCAGACGGCCGGACGGGTACGGCAGCATGGAGAGGCAGTAGTATTTCTCCTTGCTGGCATCCTCGGTGACCTGGAAGGTTTTCTGTTCATCCCAATGGCGCTGGACGTGGGATTCGATGTCCTCTGGACGATATTGCTCTTGCATGGCAGCTGGAAGTCCTGTTAGTGAAACAGCTACACCTGTAGCCTGATGTGTGATAGTGATCGGCATAGAATAGCCGATAAGCGCCGCAGGCAACAACCGCCGAGCGTGGCTGTGTGGCGAATTCTTTCCCCGGCGGTGAGCTTGTCACCTTTTGTTACTCCGTGACGATGAAGATGATAGTCTGACAATTAATCATGGCTAAACTATAACTAACAGACTGGAGTTTGGGGATTTTCGTGCAGGCCGATGCAGAGGGGCCGGCGCGTTCGCTTTTCTGACCGCTGTGAGATGGAGGTAGGACGATGAGTAAGGTGACGCACTATTATCAGCAATGGCTGGCGGCGTTGACCGAACGCCTGAAGAAGGGGGAGCGCGACATCGACGCGCTGCTGGAGAGCGCGGAGCAGCAACTGCGCCATGCCAGTGACCTGAGCGAGGCCGACATCGAGCAGATCCGTCTGGCGATGCGCCGCGATCTGGAGGAGTTTGCCCGTGCCTATCAGGAGAGCCGCGATGAGATGGAGGACAGCGTCTTCATGCGGGTGATCAAGGAGAGCCTGTGGCAGGAGCTGGCCGACATCACCGACAAGACACAGCTCGAGTGGCGCGAGGTGTTACAGGATGTCAGCCATCACGGGGTCTACCACAGCGGCGAGGTGGTCGGCCTGGGACACTTGGTGTGCGAGAAGTGCCACTTCAACCTGGATGTCTACACCCCGGAGATCCTCCCGCGCTGCCCGCGTTGTGGTCATGACCAGTTCCAGCGCCGCCCCTTCCGCCCCTGAGGGCGATGGCATCGTGGCTCACCCTCCCACGCTACACCGCATAACGCCGTAGCGTGGCGATCAGTAATTCGACAAAGGCCGGGCGGTCGATGGTCAACAACACCTCGCAGTTGGCATCACGCCCCGTCAGCCGATCGCGATCGACCAGCGTCATCCCGGTCGTATAGCGCCCACGCGTCTCCACCCCCACCCAATAGCGCTCGCTGCTGAACAGCTGTGGCGCCAGCAGCCAGGCGATGGTGCAAGGATCGTGCATCGCCGCACCGGGCAAGCGGTTCGGCCCGTTGAGGTAGATGGGCAGGTAGAAATCGAGCATCTCGGCTACCGCGCACGCCACCGGGTTGGCGAGGGCGCGGATACGCTCGACCTCCTCTGGCAACACCAAGGCCTGGTGTGTCATATGCAATCCCGCCATCACCAGCGGGACGCCGGACTGCATGACGATCTCCGCTGCGTGGGGATCGACCAGGATGTTGAATTCGGCGCAGGGGGTGGCGTTACCCGCGCCCATTCCCCCGCCCATGAAGACGATCTGCGCCAGGCGTGAGGCCAGCTGTGGGTAGCTACGCAGCAGCAGGGCGGCATTGGTCATCGGACCGGTGACCACTAAGGTGACGGGCTCGGGACTGGCCTGCAGCACCTCGGCCATCAGCGCCAGCGCACCGCGCGCATCGGCATGCCGAGGGGCGTCGGGTAATTGCGTATGCCCCATCCCGGTGCTGCCATGCACCTCCTCGGCGATACGCAGCGGGGAGAGCAGTGGCTGGGCGGCGCCGCCGGCCAGCGGAATGTCGTCGCGCCCCATCAGGGTCAGCAGGCGCAGGGCATTGTTGAGGGTTTTATCCGGGGTCTGGTTACCGGCGCTGGTGGTCACGGCCAACACCTCCAGTTGCGGTGCACGCAGCGCCATCGCCAGGGCGATAGCATCATCCAGGCCAGGATCGCAGTCGATGATCAGCGGTAGTTTCATCGTGTTTCCTCCGTGAAGTCGCCATACGCCGTGGCGATCCGCTCGGCCAGCAGATCGACGAAGGCCTGGCGATCGATATCGGTCAGTAAGGTGGTGTTGGCGGGCAGGCCGTTCAGGCCGAGGCGATCCACCACCGTCATACCGTCGCTGTATTGCCCCGCGGTCTCTACGCCAACCCAACACTCATGCTGGGTGAACATCTGCGGGCGTAACAGCCAGGCGATGGTGCAGGGGTCGTGCAGCGGAGCCCCCTGGAAGCCCCACTTCTCTTGGCGATGATAGCGCATAAAGAAGTCGAGTAGCTCGGCGACGGTACGCGCCACCCTGTTGCCTAGGCCGCGTAAGCGTTCGATATCGGCGTCGAGGATCTGGGCCCGGTGGGTCACATCCAGGCCGGCCATCACGATGGGCACCCCGCTCTGGAATACCATCTCGGCGGCTTCGGGATCGACGTAGATATTGAACTCCGCCGCCGGCGTCCAGTTCCCCGCCCCGGCGCTGCCGCCCATGATGACGATGCGCTCAATGCGCGGCTTCAGCTCCGGGTGGGCGGCCAGCAGCAGTGCCACGTTAGTCAGCGGGCCGGTGGCCACCAGGGTGAGCGGCTGCGTCGTGGTGCGCAGTGTCTGCGCCATCAGCGCCAGTGCGCCTTCGGGGCGTGGTGCGAAGCCCGGCTCGGGGAGGTCTGGGCCGTCCAGCCCGCTCTCGCCGTGCACGTTATCGGCGATGATCAGCTCGCGCAGCAACGGTTTGGCGGCGCCCGCGGCGACCGGGATGTCGCTGCGGCGCAGCAGGGTGAGGATGCGCAGGGCGTTGCGCAGGGTCTTGTCCGGGGTTTGATTGCCGGCGCTGGTGGTCACGGCCCGCACATCCAGTTCTGGGCTGGCCAGCGCCAGGATCAGGGCGATGGCATCATCGTGGCCGGGGTCGCAATCGATAATCAGGGGTAGTGTCATGGGGAACCCTCCGGTTCGCGTCACGGGATGGTTGGCTTACACCATACTCCCGTGACGCGAGCGCGGACAGTCGTTGCGCGGCAAAGCGTGAGTCAGGGCGCACTCCGGATATGCCGAGCCGTCGCGAGGTTAGTGGATGATTTTGGCCAGGAAATCGCGCGCCCGCGGCGAATGGGGCTGGGTGAAGAAGTCATCCTTGGCCCGATCCTCGATGATCCGCCCCTCATCCATAAAGATCACGCGGTTGGCCACCTTGCGCGCGAAGCCCATCTCATGGGTAACCACCATCATGGTCATTCCGTCGCGTGCCAGGGAGACCATCACATCCAAGACCTCGTTGATCATCTCCGGATCGAGGGCCGAGGTCGGCTCGTCGAACAGCATCGCCACCGGATCCATGCACAGGGCGCGGGCAATGGCCACGCGTTGCTGCTGGCCACCGGAGAGTTGAGCAGGGAACTTGGCGGCGTGCGAGGCCAGACCGACCCGCTCCAGCAGCGCCTGTCCCTTGCTGACGGCTTGGGCGCGCGGCCGTCCCAGCACCTTGATTTGCGCCAGCGTCAGGTTGTCGATGATCGATAGATGGGGAAACAGTTCGAAGTGCTGGAAGACCATGCCGACCTGGGCACGCAGCTGCGCCAGATTGGTGTGGCGGTCGTGCAGCGCCGTACCATTGACGGTGATCTGCCCCTGCTGGATCGGCTCCAGCCCGTTGACGGTCTTGATCAGGGTCGACTTCCCCGAACCGGAGGGGCCGCAGACCACCACCACTTCGCCCTTATCGACATGGGTGCTGCAGTCGTTCAGCACCTGAAACTGTCCATACCATTTGCTGACGTGTTGCAGGGCGATCATACTGCGCTCCTTTTCTTAAGATGGTTGACCAGCAGCGAGGCGCTGAGGCTGATAATAAAGTAGATGAAGCCGGCGAACAGGATCATCTCCAGTTGGGTGCCGTCGCGTTCGCCGATGGTCGAGGCGGTGCGGAAGAAGTCGGCCAGACTCAGGACATACACCAACGAGGTGTCTTGAAATAGCACGATCCCTTGGGTCAGCAGCAGCGGTACCATGGCGCGGAACGCCTGCGGCAGGATCACCAGATACATGGATTGCCACGGTGTCATGCCGAGCGCCAGCGCGGCGGCGTTCTGCCCGCGTGCGACGCTCTTGATCCCGGCGCGGATGATCTCGGAATAGTAGGCGGCCTCGAACAGGGCGAAGGCGACCATCGCCGAAATCAGCCGGATATCCTGTTTGGGGGAGAGACCGAGCACCTGTTGCAACAGGCTCGGCACCACCAGATAGAACCACAGCAGTACCATCACCAACGGAACCGAGCGGAAGAGGTTGACGTACAGGGCGGCGAACCAGGCCAGGGGTTTCCAGCGCGACAGGCGCATCACCGCCAGACAGGTGCCCCACAGGATACCGACGATGACCGCCGTGACGGTGATCTGTAGGGTAATCACCATGCCATCCAACAGATAGGGCAGGCTGGGGACGATAGAACTCCAGTCAAATTGATACATTAGCGGCTCCCCATATTGCCCGGTAGCTGGAGGCGGCGCTCCAGTAGATGCATGCCCAGCATCAACAGCGCATTGATAGCGATATACGCCAGAGTGATGGCCGTGAAGGATTCATAGGCGTGTGCCGAGTAGTCTAGTAGCTTGCCCGCCTGGGCGGCCATGTCGAGCAAACCGATGGTCGAGGCGATGGCCGAATTCTTCACCAGGTTCAGCATCTCGGAGGTGAGCGGCGGCACGATGACGCGGTAGGCGTTGGGCAGCAGCACATAGCGGTAGGTTTGTGCCAGGGTGAAACCGAGCGCCAGCCCCGCATTCTTCTGCCCTCGCGGCAGGGCGTTGATCGCGGCGCGCACCTGTTCGCAGACGCGCGCGGCGGTAAAGAGCCCCAGACACAACAGCGAAGAGACGAAGAACTGAATCGGCGGATCCAGCTCGCCCTTAAACCAGTTGCCCCAGTCCGTCGGCAATAACTCCGGCACCACCAGATACCAGGTAAAGAATTGCACGATCAGCGGGACGTTGCGAAATAACTCCACGTAGAGGGCACCGAGGGTAGCCAATGGGCGGCTGGGCAGGGTACGCAGGATGCCCAACAACGAACCTAACAGCAGGGCGATCAACCAGGCTGCCGCGGAGAGGGCGAGGGTCACCTGCATCCCGGAGCCGATCCAGCCCAGGTAGGTGGTACCGCCGAAGGGTGCCGGCTCGAGGAAGATGCCCCAGTTCCAATCGATAGACATAGATGACTCCGGTTAACCCGCGCGCCGCCAGCGGGCGCGCGAGGAGAGCGATGCCGTGTCCCGTAGGGGGCTACGGGACGACGCGGCGTGGTTATGTTTATTCGGCGATGCGATCGTTGGGTGAGGCGAATAACTTACGCATCTCCTCGGAGAGGGCGAAGTGCAGGTTCATATTCTTCGGCGGGATCGGTTGCTCGAACCAGCGCTGATATCCGCTGGCGGCCTGACCGGAGGTTTGTGCCTGAGCGATGGTGTCATCGACCAGTTTCTTGAAGGCGGGGTCGTCCTTACGCAGCATGCAGCCGTAGGCCTCATAGGATTGCGGCGTACCGACGATGACCCAGCGCTCGGGTTGCTTGGCCTTGGCGCGCTCGCCCGCCAAGAGGGCATCATCCATCATGAAGGCCACGGCGCGGCCGCTCTCCAGCGTACGGAAGGCATCGCCATGATCCTTGGCGCTGATGATGCGCATCTTCATGCCCTCTTTCTCGTTCATCCGATTGAGCAGGATCTCCGAGGTGGTTCCGGAGGTGACCACCACCGGTTTACCGGCCAGATCGCGGAAGTCATGTACCCCGCTGTCTTTGGCGGTTAACAAGCGGGTACCGACGATGAACAGGGTATTGGAGAAGGCGACCTGTTGCTGGCGTTCGGCGTTATGGGTGGTCGAGCCGCATTCGAAATCATAGGTACCGTTTTGCAGCAACGGGATACGGTTCTGCGAGGTGATCGGTAGGAGCTTTACCTGCAGGTTGGGGAGACCGAGTTGCTTCTTTACCGCCGCCACGATGGCGTTGCTGTAGTCCTGCGAGTAGCCGACTACCTGCTGCTTATTGTCGTA contains the following coding sequences:
- the holA gene encoding DNA polymerase III subunit delta; amino-acid sequence: MNRIYPEQLGAQLQDELRACYFILGNEPLLIQESLDLIQQRARTLGFDEHYSVTLDPHTDWEALFSQSQSLSLFASRQILTLTLPDNGVNAAMGERLTQLAGLLHPDLLLLLRGPRPTRAQENAAWYKQLSAQATLISCQTPEQAQLPRWVANRARQMQLQLDEAALQLLCYCYEGNLLALAQALGRLALLYPDGRLTLPRVEQAVNDAAHFSPFHWVDACLAARAKRAWHILSQLRQEGCEPVVLLRTVQREVLLLLQLKRASQQTPLRTLFDRHKVWQNRRPLLTQALQNLALPQLYQAVALLSQCEQIIKQDFGQSVWPQLESLTLLLCGKTLPESMLHAE
- the gltK gene encoding glutamate/aspartate ABC transporter permease GltK; this translates as MYQFDWSSIVPSLPYLLDGMVITLQITVTAVIVGILWGTCLAVMRLSRWKPLAWFAALYVNLFRSVPLVMVLLWFYLVVPSLLQQVLGLSPKQDIRLISAMVAFALFEAAYYSEIIRAGIKSVARGQNAAALALGMTPWQSMYLVILPQAFRAMVPLLLTQGIVLFQDTSLVYVLSLADFFRTASTIGERDGTQLEMILFAGFIYFIISLSASLLVNHLKKRSAV
- the rihA gene encoding pyrimidine-specific ribonucleoside hydrolase RihA; this encodes MTLPLIIDCDPGHDDAIALILALASPELDVRAVTTSAGNQTPDKTLRNALRILTLLRRSDIPVAAGAAKPLLRELIIADNVHGESGLDGPDLPEPGFAPRPEGALALMAQTLRTTTQPLTLVATGPLTNVALLLAAHPELKPRIERIVIMGGSAGAGNWTPAAEFNIYVDPEAAEMVFQSGVPIVMAGLDVTHRAQILDADIERLRGLGNRVARTVAELLDFFMRYHRQEKWGFQGAPLHDPCTIAWLLRPQMFTQHECWVGVETAGQYSDGMTVVDRLGLNGLPANTTLLTDIDRQAFVDLLAERIATAYGDFTEETR
- the rihA gene encoding pyrimidine-specific ribonucleoside hydrolase RihA; this translates as MKLPLIIDCDPGLDDAIALAMALRAPQLEVLAVTTSAGNQTPDKTLNNALRLLTLMGRDDIPLAGGAAQPLLSPLRIAEEVHGSTGMGHTQLPDAPRHADARGALALMAEVLQASPEPVTLVVTGPMTNAALLLRSYPQLASRLAQIVFMGGGMGAGNATPCAEFNILVDPHAAEIVMQSGVPLVMAGLHMTHQALVLPEEVERIRALANPVACAVAEMLDFYLPIYLNGPNRLPGAAMHDPCTIAWLLAPQLFSSERYWVGVETRGRYTTGMTLVDRDRLTGRDANCEVLLTIDRPAFVELLIATLRRYAV
- the leuS gene encoding leucine--tRNA ligase, giving the protein MQEQYRPEDIESHVQRHWDEQKTFQVTEDASKEKYYCLSMLPYPSGRLHMGHVRNYTIGDVISRYQRMLGKNVLQPIGWDAFGLPAEGAAVKNNTAPAPWTYANIDYMKNQLKLLGFGYDWSREIATCKPDYYRWEQWFFTKLYEKGLVYKKTSAVNWCPNDQTVLANEQVIDGCCWRCDSKVERKEIPQWFIKITDYADQLLNDLDKLEDWPEQVKTMQRNWIGRSEGVEITFRVADRDETFAVYTTRPDTFMGVSYLAIAAAHPLAQAAAANNPALAQFIDECKNTKVAEADMATMEKKGMATGLYAVHPLSGERLPIWVANFVLMDYGTGAVMSVPAHDQRDWEFASKYDLPMKAVILTADGQVPDIAAAAMTEKGVLFNSGEFDGLDFAAAFDAVAARLAALGVGERKVNYRLRDWGVSRQRYWGAPIPMITLEDGSVIPTPEDQLPVILPEDVVMDGITSPIKADAEWAKTTVNGQPALRETDTFDTFMESSWYYARYTCPQFDQGMLDPEAANYWLPVDQYVGGIEHAIMHLMYFRFFHKLMRDAGLVDSDEPAKRLLCQGMVLADAFYYTGVNGERNWVSPVDVTVERDDKGRITKATDRDGRELIYAGMSKMSKSKNNGIDPQVMVERYGADTVRLFMMFASPAEMTLEWQESGVEGANRFLKRVWKLAYDHVQKGPTAALDLSALNDDQKALRRDLHKTIAKVSDDIGRRQTFNTAIAAVMELMNKLTRAPQESEQDRALMQEALLAVVRMLYPFTPHVCFTLWHALGGAGDIDVAPWPVADEAAMVEENKLIVVQVNGKVRAKITVAADASEEQVRALAAQEPLVAKYLDGVTVRKVIFVAGKLLNLVVG
- a CDS encoding amino acid ABC transporter permease, producing the protein MSIDWNWGIFLEPAPFGGTTYLGWIGSGMQVTLALSAAAWLIALLLGSLLGILRTLPSRPLATLGALYVELFRNVPLIVQFFTWYLVVPELLPTDWGNWFKGELDPPIQFFVSSLLCLGLFTAARVCEQVRAAINALPRGQKNAGLALGFTLAQTYRYVLLPNAYRVIVPPLTSEMLNLVKNSAIASTIGLLDMAAQAGKLLDYSAHAYESFTAITLAYIAINALLMLGMHLLERRLQLPGNMGSR
- the rlmH gene encoding 23S rRNA (pseudouridine(1915)-N(3))-methyltransferase RlmH encodes the protein MKLQLVAVGTKMPDWVQTGFLDYIKRFPKDMPFELTEVPAGKRGKNADIRRILEREGELMLAAVGKGNRIVTLDIPGKPWDTPALAGQLERWKQDGRDVSLLIGGPEGLAPACKAAAEQSWSLSPLTLPHPLVRVLVAESLYRAWSITTNHPYHRE
- the lptE gene encoding LPS assembly lipoprotein LptE gives rise to the protein MRHRITTLLLGLAVLLTAGCGFHLRGDAQVPSEFHKLILDSSDPYGPFTRAVREQLRLNDVIIVDAASQPTQTRAKTEGDQANVLPSLRLLGVSRSQDTVSIFKDGVTAEYQMVMTANAQVLVRGHDIYPITVRVYRSFFDNPLAALAKDAEQAMLVQEMYQQAARQLVRKLMSVQAAELQSNDQRMRVDASAPKVQGSDDFDRVNTGVIAAPASTAGQTAQ
- the nadD gene encoding nicotinate-nucleotide adenylyltransferase, with protein sequence MPSKSCPAAPALLALFGGTFDPIHYGHLKPVTALAQEVGLSHITLLPNHVPPHRPQPEASAAQRLAMAQLAIEDDPLFSVDDRELRRDSPSYTIDTLEGLRAELGVNQPLAFIIGQDSLLSLHQWQRWQDILRCCHLLVCARPGYPDRLATPELQAWLERHRTQDSDRLHQHPHGFIYLADTPLYSVSATDIRQRRHLGISCDDLLPRSVQRYIELQGLYR
- the rsfS gene encoding ribosome silencing factor, whose amino-acid sequence is MQGKALQDFVIDKIDDLKGQEIVAIDVCGKSSITDCMIICTGTSNRHVMSIADHVVQASRAAGLMPLGVEGQNGAEWVVVDLGDVIVHVMQEESRRLYELEKLWG
- a CDS encoding zinc ribbon-containing protein, with product MSKVTHYYQQWLAALTERLKKGERDIDALLESAEQQLRHASDLSEADIEQIRLAMRRDLEEFARAYQESRDEMEDSVFMRVIKESLWQELADITDKTQLEWREVLQDVSHHGVYHSGEVVGLGHLVCEKCHFNLDVYTPEILPRCPRCGHDQFQRRPFRP
- a CDS encoding amino acid ABC transporter ATP-binding protein, with the translated sequence MIALQHVSKWYGQFQVLNDCSTHVDKGEVVVVCGPSGSGKSTLIKTVNGLEPIQQGQITVNGTALHDRHTNLAQLRAQVGMVFQHFELFPHLSIIDNLTLAQIKVLGRPRAQAVSKGQALLERVGLASHAAKFPAQLSGGQQQRVAIARALCMDPVAMLFDEPTSALDPEMINEVLDVMVSLARDGMTMMVVTHEMGFARKVANRVIFMDEGRIIEDRAKDDFFTQPHSPRARDFLAKIIH